Within Halobacterium jilantaiense, the genomic segment GAAGTCATCGGCGACACCGAGCCCTGTGACCTGCGCGCCGTCTCCGAGGCGGCGTGGGAGAACGTCGACACCGATAGCGCCACCCTCCGGGTCGCCGGTGACCGGACGCTCGCCGCCGACCGCACCCGCCTCGTCCAGCTGTTCGAGAACGTCTTCCGGAATGCAGTCGAACACGTGGGCCCGGACGTGACCGTCACCGTCGGTGCGACCGGGGACGGCTTCTTCGTGGCGGACGACGGTCCCGGCATCCCCGACGGCGAGCGCGCCGAGGTCTTCGAGCCCGGCGTGACGACGACCGACACCGGCACGGGGTTCGGGCTCGCTATCGTCGCGAGCATCGCCAGCGCACACGACTGGTCGATTCGCGCCACGGACGGCGAGGACGGCGGCGCGCGCTTCGAAGTCAGCGGCGTCGAGCCGGCCGAACACCACGACTGAAACGCCTAAATTTTAGTATCAGAACGAGCCGAATCTGTGGTATGGAGACGACCACAGCCGCGCTCGTCGGCGTCGCCGGCGGCGCGGGCGCTACCCGGCTCGCTACCGAGACTGCTGCCGTCCTCGCGCGCGACGGAGCCAGCGTCGGCGTGTTCGACGCCGCGTTCGCGACGCAGGGGCTCTCTCAGCACGTCGCTGGCCGCATCGACCCGGACGCCACCGCGGTCCTTGCCGGGGACACCAACCCCAGTGCGTCTCGCCACGACCTCGCGTCCGACGCGGCCGGCGATCTCGCCGTCTACCCGGCGTTTGCGCCCTTCACGCGTCTCGCCGAGGCGAAGACGACCGGTGCGGCCCGGCGCTTCGAGACGGTCCTCGACGACCTCGCTGCCGAACACGACTACGTGCTCGTGGACACGCCACCGGTCGCAGCCAACCAGGCCGTCGCCGCGGTCACCGCCAGCGACGCCGTCGCCGC encodes:
- a CDS encoding AAA family ATPase, which translates into the protein METTTAALVGVAGGAGATRLATETAAVLARDGASVGVFDAAFATQGLSQHVAGRIDPDATAVLAGDTNPSASRHDLASDAAGDLAVYPAFAPFTRLAEAKTTGAARRFETVLDDLAAEHDYVLVDTPPVAANQAVAAVTASDAVAAVVPPGDRGVDSLQRVRGRLADVGADCDLVVANRHSETPPDADLAVPAHDETGIPDAPVALDGTGAFTEAVAALAESLFDESIGVDFDDDSVLDAAREKLA